GTGGTGTCACTGTGCCGTACGGGCACGGGACCGGTCCTGGACGGTAGCGACGTCGGTTCAGCATCACGAACCCCCACGTGGCCCTCAACGACCGCGACTTCAGCACTCTCGGATCGGATTTTGAACGATCTGAAGGTGCAAGGGTGAGGATCCGGATGATCAGCTCCGCCGAGTGCCGGCTGCTGGGTTCCTGGACCACCTCACCTGACCCGGCGCCTCGACCGCAACGGCGTCAGGCCGGGGTATGAAGCACCCCGACCTGACGCACTACCTATGCAATTGCCTGAACCCGCATCACTCTCTTGAACTGCCAAGACGTCTACGGGCCATCGACAGCCGCGGACGCCTGCCCAAGCGATTCAGGATGCGCGCAGACTGAGGTTCCGGCACCGTCCAGGTGCAGGTTTTCCCAGTTCCAGCCCGGTCCCGTACTGATCTGGCGGGGCCGGGCTGCCCGCTACCCGGGGTACTGCCGGGGCCTGTTGCGAACAGCGATGAGGGGCCCGGCAGTGGTTCTACTTGCCGTAGTACGCGTTGTAGATCGAGACCGTCGACTTGTTGCCCTTCTTGTCGGCGATCTTCGCGTGGAAGGAGATGGCCTTCCCCTTCGCCGGGTTCTTGACCTTGATCTTGCCGTTGACCACGGTGACCTTCTTCCAGGTCTGGCCGTAGTCGTAGGACACGTACACCGCGAGCGACTTGAGGTTGCTGCCCTTGGCGGCGCCCTCGACGACGACCGGGAAGGTGACCTTCTTACCGGCCTCGACCCGGTTGTCGAGGCCGGTGGTCGCCGCGAAGCGGGCGACGGAGACGGGCAGCTTCACCAGGTTCGCGGTCTTCTTCGAGCGGAACGTGAAGCTCGTGTCGACGCGCGTGGCGGCCGACGCGATCTTGACGCTGCGCTTGACCGACGTGGTCAGCTTGTATTCGGCGTCGCCCGAGGGGACCTTGAACTCCTTCTCACCGAACAGCGGGTCGTCGTTGGAGCCGACCTTGGTGCCGTTGCGGTACAGGGTCGAGGTGACCGAGGTGAAGGCGGAAGAACCCGCGTGGGACTTGCCGTCGGCGAACAGCGGGAGGTAGCCGGAGATGCTGTTGCCGTCGCGGTAGACGCCGAAACCGGTGTTGAGGTGCGGTCCGAACACGGCCGTGTTGAACGTCTTGGAGTAGGTCTGGCCCGCCGTGAAGGTCTGCGAGCCGCCGAGCGTGTAGAACGCCTCGGAGACCGGGAAGCCGTCCTCGTCGACACCGCCCGACTGCTCGAAGTCCAGGTCCCACTTCACGCCGCCGGACGTGGACAGGTAGAGCGTCCGCGTGCCGGGGAGCTTCTGCGAGATGCCCATGGAGGACGAGCCGGAACTGCCGGGCAGCCAGCCGGCCGCGGCCACCGAGCCCTTCTTGCCGCTCGCGCCGGAGCCCATGCCGACCTTCACCTTGGCGAAGTCGCCCGCCTTGTAGTGCTTCGTGTAGCCGGTGGCGAGTTCCTTGACCACGGCGCCGGTCGTGGTGTCGTACTCCTTGGCGGCGCCGCTGCTCCAGTGACTGTCCCACTGCTGACTCAGCGAGCCGTCGGTGACCTGCGGACCGAGGTGCGCCGTACGGAAGTTGGCGTACGTGTCCAGGAACCAGCCGAAGCTGATCCCCATGTCGGAGGAGTCGATCGCGTACGACGGTGACGCGAACTCCGACTTGGCTGCCGTGTCCGGCACGGTGAGGTCGACCGGCTTGGCGACGCGCGCGTCCAACGTGAGCGTCGTGTTCCTGGTGACGCTCAGCTTCGGACGGGCCAGCCAGTCGGCACCCTTGCTGAAGTCCTCCGGGTCCACGTACACGCTGGCGTTGAGGATGTAGCCGCCGCGGGGCACGCGGACGGTGACGGTGCCGTCGGGGTCGTAGGGAGAGTAGAACTTCTCCTTGCCGAGACCGGTGAGGCCGAACAGGTCGGTGCTGTAGTACTGCGCCGGCTTGCCCTCACGGTCGAGGAACTTCAGCGTGACGTCGTAGGACTCCACCTCGCGCTGCACCGCGGCCGCCGTGCGCACGGTCTGGCCGGCGCCCGTCGCGGTCACGTACGCGGAGTACGCGCCGTCGGTGGTGCCGCCCAGCTTGGTGTTCACGGTCATGTCGACGGAGGCCTTGCCGCCCGCCGGGACCGTGACCGTGGTGGCGCCGAGCTTGAAGAAGCCGGCCGGAGCGGCCTGCCCCTTCGGGTTGGTGCCGGCCACCGCCAGCTTCAGCGTCACGTCCTTGGTACCGAGGTTGCGGTACGTCAGCTGCTTGGCGACCGGCGTGTCGTCGGTGTGCGGCCACTGCTGAAGTCCGAAGCTCAGCGACGACGGGTCGGCGATCACGGACTGCTTGATGGCCTTGTCGACCTGGATGCGGCCGGAACCCTGCTCGAACGGCGTGTACTTGCCGCCCTTGGCGGAGCCGGTCAGCGCGCCCTTCAGGTCGGCGTACGTCCAGTCCGGGTGCTCCTGCTTGAGGATCGCCGCCGCGCCCGCCACGTGCGGGGTCGCCATCGACGTGCCGGAGATCGTGAGGTAGCCCGGCGGCTTCTCCCCGACCTCCTGGTCGATGAGGCTGCCCGGGGCGGCCGCCGCGGTGATGTCCACGCCGGGCGCGGTCACGTCGGGCTTGATCTGCCCGTCGAGGCCGGGACCGCGGCTGGAGAAGGAGGCCAGCTCGTCCTTGTCGTCGACCGCGCCGACGGTCAGGGCCGCGGCCGCGCTGCCCGGGGAGCCGACGGTCTGCTCGCCGAAGTCGCCGTCGTTGCCGGCGGCGATGGCGAACAGGATGCCCTTGGTCTCCGAGAGCTTGTTGACCTCGGCTTCCAGCGGATCGATCTCCGGGGTGTCGCCGCCGCCGAGGCTGAGGTTGACGACGTCGGCGCCCTGCTCGGCAGCCCACTCCATGCCCGCGAGGATCTGCGAGTCGTCGCCGGAGCCGTCGTCGCCCAGGACCTTGCCGTTGAGCAGCTTCGCGCCCGGCGCCACGCCCTTGTACGTGCCGCCCGACTTCGCGCCGGTGCCGGCGGCGATGGAGGCGACGTGTGTTCCGTGGCCGAACTTGTCGGTCGCGTCGGCGGAGGTGGAGAAGTTCTTGGCCGCGATCACCTGGTCCTTGAGGTCCGGGTGGGTCGCGTCGATGCCGGTGTCCAGGACGGCGATCTTGACGCCCTTGCCGTCGTAGCCCGCCGCCCACGCGGTGGGGGCGCCGATCTGGGGCACGGACTTGTCCAGGCTGGCCTTGCGGACGCCGTCGAGCCAGACGTGCGCGATGCCGGAGGCCGTCCTGTCGCCGTTGGTGACCGCGTCCCACAGCTCGGGCGCGTCCTGCTTCGGCGTCTGGATGGCGTCCGCATTCAGGGACTTGAGGTTCGCGCGGAGCTTGCCCACGTCCCGGACGTCGGCCTTGGTTGCCGAGGCGGCGCCGCTGTAGCCGACGATGACCTTCAGACCGCGCTTCTGGGACTTACGGGTGGCGGCCTTGTCGAGTTCGGTGACGTCGAACAGGCGCTGGTCGAGCGTGCCGTTCGCGACCAGACGGGCGACGTCGGCCGGTATGACGTAGGTGTGTGCGTCGACCCTGCGGGTCTGGGCGGGTATGTGCTCGCGGCCCTTGGCTGGCTCCAGGCCGACGACCCGGGCCTTGGAGTCGAGCACGACGCGGTCACCGGTGATCAGCGTGAGGCGGTGCTTGGACGTGAGTTGAGCCTTCGGGGCACTCGCCTGCTCGGCTTTCGCCGACGCCGGGCTGGTCATGCCCGCCGCCAGGGCCACGGCGGCCGCCGTGGCGATCGTGACCGCGCATGCCTTTTTCACTTGTCTGCGCAAAACTCCCCCTCGTGGAAGTACCGGGCGAGATTCCCCTCTTCACCCGACCGGGGGAGCTTTCGCACGCGCGTACGTACACCCCCGGAACGCGCAGTATGGCGGGGAGGTGATCACGCAAGTGCCTTACAACGGCACCTTGTTACACGTTCGTCGAGTTCTCCTTCACCGTGACCTCTGAGCTGATCACGACCCGCGCGACATCGTGCCCGCGATCGCCAGCCACGGCCCCCTGCACGCCACCGACCTGAGGCGTGTCCGGCGGATCATGCTCTGGCCGGAACGGTGAAGCGGTTCATGTCACTACGATCGTGAGATGTTTGAGTACCACGGGTGGATCACGCTCAGGGAGACCGCAACCGATGATGACGATGAGCCCCGGTTGCGACAGATCGTCGATGAGCTTCGCCATCACATCACCCAGATGGGCAGCCCATACTTGCTTGACCTCAGGTGGATGAACGGCGCACCGTTCATCCACCTCGGCGGCTCTTCCAATCACCGCTCATCCCCCGACGTCGGCGAACTGTTTGAGCATGTTGCCGTGGTCGCCCCTGGTTCCTACGGGCTCCTCCACGTTTTCGATGACGAGGAACCGGATCGCGAGAACGAGGTACGTGTGCTGAGGCTCGTTCGAGGCACGCTCACGCAGCACACGGAGGCATTGCTGTCGCCGTACATTCCGACGGTGGAAGATCCCTTCACGAGTTGAGGCGTCGTCGGGGTCAGGCTTGGAGCCAGAGCCGGTTCGCGGCCACCGTGACGGTGCTGTGGAAGACGTAGGCCCATTTGTCGAAGCGAGTCGCGACGGCACGGAAGCTCTGCAGCCCATTGATCTGGGATGCCGCCCGATCCGTGTCGTCCATCCCCAAAGACGAGCCGGTGCGCACCA
The window above is part of the Streptomyces sp. NBC_01428 genome. Proteins encoded here:
- a CDS encoding S8 family peptidase, encoding MKKACAVTIATAAAVALAAGMTSPASAKAEQASAPKAQLTSKHRLTLITGDRVVLDSKARVVGLEPAKGREHIPAQTRRVDAHTYVIPADVARLVANGTLDQRLFDVTELDKAATRKSQKRGLKVIVGYSGAASATKADVRDVGKLRANLKSLNADAIQTPKQDAPELWDAVTNGDRTASGIAHVWLDGVRKASLDKSVPQIGAPTAWAAGYDGKGVKIAVLDTGIDATHPDLKDQVIAAKNFSTSADATDKFGHGTHVASIAAGTGAKSGGTYKGVAPGAKLLNGKVLGDDGSGDDSQILAGMEWAAEQGADVVNLSLGGGDTPEIDPLEAEVNKLSETKGILFAIAAGNDGDFGEQTVGSPGSAAAALTVGAVDDKDELASFSSRGPGLDGQIKPDVTAPGVDITAAAAPGSLIDQEVGEKPPGYLTISGTSMATPHVAGAAAILKQEHPDWTYADLKGALTGSAKGGKYTPFEQGSGRIQVDKAIKQSVIADPSSLSFGLQQWPHTDDTPVAKQLTYRNLGTKDVTLKLAVAGTNPKGQAAPAGFFKLGATTVTVPAGGKASVDMTVNTKLGGTTDGAYSAYVTATGAGQTVRTAAAVQREVESYDVTLKFLDREGKPAQYYSTDLFGLTGLGKEKFYSPYDPDGTVTVRVPRGGYILNASVYVDPEDFSKGADWLARPKLSVTRNTTLTLDARVAKPVDLTVPDTAAKSEFASPSYAIDSSDMGISFGWFLDTYANFRTAHLGPQVTDGSLSQQWDSHWSSGAAKEYDTTTGAVVKELATGYTKHYKAGDFAKVKVGMGSGASGKKGSVAAAGWLPGSSGSSSMGISQKLPGTRTLYLSTSGGVKWDLDFEQSGGVDEDGFPVSEAFYTLGGSQTFTAGQTYSKTFNTAVFGPHLNTGFGVYRDGNSISGYLPLFADGKSHAGSSAFTSVTSTLYRNGTKVGSNDDPLFGEKEFKVPSGDAEYKLTTSVKRSVKIASAATRVDTSFTFRSKKTANLVKLPVSVARFAATTGLDNRVEAGKKVTFPVVVEGAAKGSNLKSLAVYVSYDYGQTWKKVTVVNGKIKVKNPAKGKAISFHAKIADKKGNKSTVSIYNAYYGK
- a CDS encoding Imm7 family immunity protein; translation: MFEYHGWITLRETATDDDDEPRLRQIVDELRHHITQMGSPYLLDLRWMNGAPFIHLGGSSNHRSSPDVGELFEHVAVVAPGSYGLLHVFDDEEPDRENEVRVLRLVRGTLTQHTEALLSPYIPTVEDPFTS